The following proteins are co-located in the Spirosoma montaniterrae genome:
- a CDS encoding carboxy terminal-processing peptidase: protein MNKYLVTLVPVLMLSFQPDSPSGAFTPGTALRSAQATTGDELKPSVSQEKVQTLVAKLLTTYHYRKVRLNDSLSSVVWDNYLKEVDGNKTYLLASDVTAFEKYRYQIDDALINGDLTAAYELYNVFRKRYQERSAFIKEQIKKPFAFTADETFNTDREKAAWPKNQEEQEDLWRKILKNQALELKLGNRSDSAVAALMTQRYNNLDRAINRIKGGDVFQLYMNSFAEALDPHTNYLSPSNADRFNQEMSQSLEGIGAMLQEDGDYIKITSVLPGGPAFKSNQLKTNDKIAGVAQGDNGAMVNTMNWQVDEVVKLIKGPKGTVVRLQVLSPDALAGAPPKEIRLVREKIKLEEQRAKKEIIDVVDNGKSFKIGVINVPMFYRDFEGARRREEGFSSTTNDVKKFIDELKVDKVDGIVIDLRDNGGGSLTEAINLTGLFIPKGPVVQVRESTGETEVYTDPDPSVLYDGPLAVLVNRFSASASEIFAAAIQDYRRGVIVGGQTFGKGTVQTLIDLNQWLPKEPEKVGQVKMTIQKFYRINGSSTQHRGVTPDIELPSAFSAEEYGESSQPSALPWDQINSTRYEQGRAIDDKILTRLRDRFDQRLKSDPELKQLAQDLADFRKAKENTVVSLQESKRRKEREEAERKRAAANKVSHITAPVDETGTPSPTTPKKKKDLYLNEAGLVLADYILAVNK, encoded by the coding sequence ATGAACAAGTATCTGGTAACCCTTGTACCCGTGCTGATGCTGAGCTTTCAGCCGGATTCGCCTTCGGGCGCGTTTACTCCAGGGACTGCGCTTCGGTCGGCCCAGGCAACAACCGGCGATGAGTTGAAACCATCCGTTTCGCAGGAAAAAGTGCAGACGCTGGTCGCCAAATTGCTGACTACCTACCATTATCGGAAGGTTCGGCTCAACGATTCATTGTCGTCGGTCGTTTGGGATAACTACCTGAAGGAGGTCGATGGCAACAAAACGTACCTGCTGGCATCAGACGTAACCGCGTTTGAGAAATATCGTTACCAGATCGACGATGCGCTGATCAACGGGGATCTGACGGCAGCTTATGAACTGTATAACGTGTTCCGCAAACGGTATCAGGAGCGGAGTGCGTTCATCAAAGAGCAGATCAAAAAGCCGTTTGCGTTTACTGCCGACGAGACATTCAATACAGACCGGGAGAAGGCAGCCTGGCCCAAAAACCAGGAAGAGCAGGAAGACCTGTGGCGGAAAATTCTTAAGAATCAGGCTCTTGAGCTGAAACTTGGCAATCGGTCCGACAGTGCCGTGGCGGCTTTGATGACGCAACGATATAACAACCTGGACCGGGCAATTAACCGAATTAAAGGTGGCGATGTGTTTCAGTTGTACATGAACTCGTTCGCCGAAGCCCTCGACCCGCACACCAACTATCTTTCGCCCAGCAACGCCGACCGGTTCAATCAGGAAATGAGTCAGTCGCTGGAAGGCATAGGAGCTATGTTGCAGGAAGATGGCGATTACATCAAAATCACGAGCGTATTGCCCGGTGGCCCTGCTTTCAAGTCGAATCAGTTGAAAACCAACGACAAAATTGCGGGCGTAGCACAGGGCGACAACGGCGCGATGGTCAACACCATGAACTGGCAGGTCGATGAGGTGGTAAAGCTTATCAAAGGCCCGAAAGGAACGGTGGTGCGGTTGCAGGTGCTATCGCCCGACGCCCTTGCGGGTGCTCCGCCGAAAGAGATTCGGCTTGTTCGCGAAAAAATCAAGCTCGAAGAGCAACGCGCCAAGAAAGAAATTATCGACGTAGTTGACAATGGCAAGTCGTTCAAGATCGGTGTTATCAACGTGCCGATGTTTTACCGCGATTTTGAGGGCGCGCGTCGGCGGGAAGAAGGCTTCAGCAGCACAACCAACGACGTAAAGAAATTCATCGACGAACTGAAGGTTGACAAAGTAGATGGCATTGTAATCGACCTGCGCGATAACGGCGGTGGTTCGCTCACGGAGGCTATTAACCTGACGGGCTTGTTTATTCCAAAAGGTCCGGTAGTGCAGGTTCGTGAGTCGACGGGTGAAACCGAAGTGTATACCGACCCCGATCCATCGGTGCTGTACGATGGACCGCTGGCCGTGCTGGTAAATCGGTTTAGCGCATCGGCATCGGAGATTTTCGCGGCTGCGATTCAGGATTATCGGCGTGGTGTTATCGTAGGTGGTCAGACGTTCGGGAAAGGCACCGTACAGACGCTCATCGACCTGAACCAGTGGTTGCCCAAAGAGCCGGAAAAGGTTGGTCAGGTAAAAATGACCATTCAGAAGTTTTACCGCATTAATGGCAGCAGTACCCAACACCGGGGCGTAACGCCTGATATTGAGTTGCCATCGGCATTCTCGGCAGAAGAATACGGCGAAAGTTCACAGCCAAGTGCCTTGCCGTGGGATCAGATCAACTCAACACGTTACGAACAGGGCCGTGCCATTGACGATAAGATTCTGACCCGCCTGCGCGACCGCTTCGATCAGCGTCTGAAATCAGATCCTGAACTAAAGCAACTGGCACAGGATTTAGCCGACTTCCGGAAAGCGAAAGAAAATACAGTGGTTTCGTTGCAGGAAAGTAAACGCCGGAAAGAGCGCGAAGAAGCCGAGCGCAAACGGGCAGCAGCCAACAAAGTGTCGCACATTACGGCCCCCGTTGACGAAACCGGTACGCCTTCGCCTACTACTCCGAAGAAAAAGAAAGATCTGTATCTCAACGAAGCAGGTCTGGTATTGGCCGATTACATCCTTGCAGTTAACAAATAA
- a CDS encoding NADP-dependent isocitrate dehydrogenase: protein MEKIKVANPVVELDGDEMTRIIWKFIKDKLILPYVDVDIKYFDLGIEYRDETNDQVTVDAANAIKEYGVGIKCATITPDEARVKEFNLKQMWKSPNGTIRNILDGTVFREPIVMSNVPRLVINWKAPIIVGRHAFGDQYRATDFLVPGKGKLTMKFEGEDGTVMEYEVFNFKAPGVAMGMYNVDESIRGFARSCFNVAMQKGWPLYLSTKNTILKKYDGRFKDIFQEIYDAEFAGKVQYEHRLIDDMVASALKWEGNFVWACKNYDGDVQSDTVAQGFGSLGLMTSVLLTPDGNTMEAEAAHGTVTRHYREYQKGNKTSTNPIASIYAWTRGLAFRGKLDGNQPLIDFANALEQVCVEVVESGKMTKDLALSAFPDVKNLVAGEHYLYTEDFLEALDEALQAKLS, encoded by the coding sequence ATGGAGAAAATTAAAGTGGCAAATCCGGTTGTCGAACTGGATGGCGACGAAATGACCCGCATCATCTGGAAATTCATCAAAGACAAACTGATTCTACCCTACGTTGACGTTGATATTAAATACTTCGACCTCGGCATCGAATACCGCGACGAAACAAACGATCAGGTAACTGTCGACGCGGCCAATGCCATCAAAGAATACGGCGTTGGTATCAAATGCGCCACCATCACGCCCGACGAAGCCCGCGTAAAGGAGTTCAACCTCAAGCAGATGTGGAAGTCGCCCAACGGCACCATCCGCAATATTCTCGATGGTACGGTGTTCCGTGAACCCATCGTGATGAGCAACGTACCGCGCTTGGTCATCAACTGGAAAGCCCCGATCATTGTGGGTCGTCACGCGTTTGGCGATCAGTACCGCGCTACTGATTTTCTGGTGCCGGGCAAGGGCAAGCTGACCATGAAATTTGAAGGCGAAGACGGCACCGTGATGGAGTATGAAGTCTTCAATTTCAAAGCACCGGGCGTGGCAATGGGTATGTATAACGTTGATGAATCGATTCGTGGCTTTGCCCGGTCGTGCTTCAACGTGGCAATGCAAAAAGGCTGGCCGCTTTACCTCTCTACTAAGAATACAATCCTGAAAAAATACGACGGTCGGTTTAAAGACATTTTCCAGGAAATCTACGACGCCGAGTTTGCCGGAAAAGTGCAGTACGAACACCGCCTGATCGATGATATGGTGGCCTCGGCTCTGAAATGGGAAGGCAACTTTGTATGGGCCTGCAAAAACTACGACGGCGACGTGCAGTCGGACACCGTAGCGCAAGGCTTCGGTTCGCTGGGCCTGATGACCTCGGTGCTGCTCACGCCCGATGGCAACACGATGGAGGCCGAAGCCGCTCACGGAACCGTAACGCGCCACTACCGCGAATACCAGAAAGGCAACAAAACCAGCACCAACCCCATTGCCAGCATCTACGCCTGGACGCGCGGCCTGGCCTTTAGAGGGAAACTCGATGGTAATCAACCGCTTATTGATTTTGCCAACGCACTCGAACAGGTGTGCGTAGAGGTGGTCGAAAGTGGTAAAATGACGAAAGACCTTGCGCTGTCGGCCTTCCCCGACGTGAAGAATCTCGTAGCGGGCGAACATTACCTGTACACGGAAGACTTCCTCGAAGCGTTGGACGAAGCGTTGCAGGCGAAACTATCCTGA
- a CDS encoding S9 family peptidase — MKINRFLFVFLTLPAFAQLKKPVTLDDVWGRSAGVFSQRTVEAVNWMKAGGFYTTLDGGKISKFDITTGNVAEVLFDASQQTAAGPRLGIDGYQLSADERKLLLTTQEEPIYRRSSRAAYFVYDLTTKRLTPLSQQGKQMYATFSPDGKRVAFVRDNNLFVVDLATGKETQLTTDGKPNAVINGAADWVYEEEFSMSRAFEWSSDSRRIAWIRFDERRVPEYNMQVWGPLYPSDYRYKYPKAGEANSVVSVWMVDVVSGRKILAQTGAETDIYLPRIQWTKNPNLLSVRRMNRLQNQLDLLHVNATTGAATTVLTEQSSTYVDLELTDDLTYLPDGKSFLWTSERSGFKHLYRYDLSGKLMQAITSGNFEVGTIAGVDEKNAQVYFTSTEVSALERHLYRIGIDGQNKQRLTNQPGTYTATFSPDFSYYLLYHSSATSPMRVTLRDTKTTDDRRVLEANDALKTRLATYQISQKQFFQTKAADGTPLNGWMIRPADFDSSATKKYPVLMFVYGGPGSQTVKNDWDSRDFFWYQTLAQKGYVIVSVDGRGTGGRGHAFRAATYAQLGKLETEDQLFVARSLKTLPWVDANRVGIWGWSYGGYMTALCMTLGADVFKAGISVAPVTNWRFYDTIYTERYLKRPQDNPGGYDNNSPVTHAAKLRGPFLLVHGTGDDNVHFQNSVEFVNALVAAGRPFQSFYYPNRNHGIYGGNTRLHLYTMMTEFLEKNL, encoded by the coding sequence ATGAAAATCAACCGCTTTCTTTTTGTTTTTTTAACCCTTCCTGCTTTTGCTCAACTTAAAAAGCCGGTTACGCTCGATGACGTTTGGGGGCGTAGCGCGGGGGTATTCAGTCAACGCACCGTTGAAGCCGTCAATTGGATGAAGGCGGGTGGTTTTTACACCACGCTCGACGGCGGCAAAATCAGCAAATTCGACATCACTACCGGCAACGTGGCCGAAGTACTCTTCGATGCCAGTCAACAAACAGCGGCAGGCCCGCGATTGGGTATTGATGGGTATCAGCTTTCTGCCGATGAACGTAAACTGCTGTTAACCACGCAGGAAGAACCCATTTATCGCCGGTCGAGCCGGGCCGCGTATTTCGTGTACGACCTGACGACAAAGCGATTGACGCCCCTTAGTCAGCAGGGCAAGCAGATGTATGCCACGTTCTCGCCCGACGGTAAACGGGTGGCGTTCGTTCGTGACAATAATTTGTTTGTCGTTGATCTGGCAACGGGGAAGGAAACGCAGCTAACCACAGACGGCAAGCCAAACGCTGTTATTAATGGGGCGGCAGACTGGGTGTATGAAGAAGAATTCAGCATGTCGCGGGCGTTCGAGTGGTCGTCCGATAGCCGCCGGATTGCCTGGATTCGATTCGACGAACGGCGCGTTCCCGAATACAACATGCAGGTTTGGGGGCCGCTTTATCCGAGTGATTATCGCTACAAATACCCAAAAGCAGGCGAAGCCAATTCCGTTGTGTCGGTATGGATGGTCGATGTAGTTTCGGGCAGGAAGATTCTGGCTCAAACCGGGGCAGAAACAGACATCTATCTGCCACGTATTCAGTGGACAAAGAACCCAAATCTGCTGTCGGTACGGCGCATGAACCGGTTGCAAAACCAACTCGATCTGCTGCACGTCAACGCCACAACCGGCGCGGCTACCACCGTTCTGACTGAACAAAGCAGTACCTACGTTGATCTTGAATTAACCGACGACCTGACGTATCTGCCCGACGGCAAATCGTTTCTGTGGACGAGCGAACGGAGCGGTTTCAAACACCTGTATCGGTATGACCTCAGCGGCAAACTGATGCAGGCCATCACATCGGGTAATTTTGAGGTGGGTACGATTGCCGGTGTCGATGAAAAAAACGCGCAGGTTTATTTCACCTCGACGGAAGTTTCGGCGTTGGAGCGTCACCTCTACCGCATCGGTATCGACGGTCAGAATAAGCAACGTCTGACCAATCAGCCCGGCACCTACACGGCTACGTTCAGCCCCGATTTTTCGTACTACCTACTGTATCACAGTTCGGCCACTTCGCCCATGCGCGTGACCCTGCGCGATACCAAAACTACCGACGACCGGCGGGTACTGGAAGCCAACGATGCCCTCAAAACCCGGCTGGCAACGTATCAGATCAGTCAAAAACAATTTTTCCAGACCAAAGCCGCCGATGGAACCCCGCTTAACGGCTGGATGATTCGCCCGGCTGACTTCGACAGTTCCGCTACGAAAAAGTACCCCGTTTTGATGTTCGTGTATGGCGGGCCGGGGTCGCAGACAGTGAAAAACGATTGGGACAGCCGCGACTTTTTCTGGTATCAGACGCTGGCTCAGAAAGGCTACGTAATTGTGTCGGTCGATGGGCGCGGCACGGGCGGGCGCGGTCATGCGTTCCGGGCGGCTACCTATGCGCAGTTGGGCAAACTCGAAACCGAAGACCAGCTTTTCGTGGCGCGGTCGCTGAAGACGCTGCCCTGGGTTGATGCCAACCGCGTAGGTATTTGGGGCTGGAGTTACGGCGGCTATATGACGGCTCTTTGCATGACGCTTGGTGCCGATGTTTTCAAGGCGGGCATCTCCGTTGCGCCCGTTACCAACTGGCGATTCTACGACACCATTTATACCGAACGCTACCTGAAACGCCCACAGGACAATCCCGGCGGCTACGATAACAATAGCCCCGTTACGCACGCGGCCAAACTACGCGGCCCATTTCTGCTGGTTCACGGCACCGGCGACGATAACGTGCATTTTCAGAACTCTGTGGAGTTTGTGAATGCGCTGGTAGCGGCTGGGCGTCCGTTTCAGTCGTTTTATTACCCCAATCGCAACCACGGCATTTACGGCGGCAACACCCGCCTGCATCTATACACGATGATGACCGAGTTTCTGGAGAAGAATCTTTGA
- a CDS encoding SDR family oxidoreductase: protein MSSFQNSIIWITGASSGIGEAIALELARYRPKLILSARREAELQRVARQTGLPASDVLVLPLDMADTARLPAQVEVVRQRFGRVDYLFQNAGITQRSAVVDTDFSVYQRLMDVNFFGVVALTKAVLPLMLAQGSGHFVVTSSVAGKIGTKQRSGYCASKHALHGFFDALRAETHDAGLHVTLVCPGYIQTPISLHALGPDGRVHGKMDENQQQGMPADDFARRLLRAVTRKREEVFIGGKEVAGVYLKRFLPGLLSRIVRAMKS from the coding sequence TTGTCTTCCTTCCAAAACTCCATCATCTGGATTACCGGCGCATCGTCGGGCATTGGCGAAGCCATTGCACTCGAACTGGCCCGGTATCGGCCCAAACTGATTCTGTCGGCCCGGCGCGAAGCTGAGCTGCAACGCGTGGCCCGGCAAACCGGATTACCGGCGTCCGACGTGCTGGTGCTGCCGCTCGACATGGCCGATACGGCCCGGCTTCCCGCGCAGGTCGAGGTGGTACGGCAGCGGTTTGGGCGCGTTGATTATCTGTTTCAAAATGCAGGGATCACACAGCGCAGTGCCGTTGTCGATACTGATTTTTCGGTGTATCAGCGGCTGATGGACGTTAATTTTTTCGGCGTTGTGGCCTTGACCAAAGCCGTGCTGCCGCTGATGCTGGCGCAGGGCAGTGGTCATTTCGTTGTTACGAGCAGTGTAGCAGGCAAGATTGGCACAAAACAACGGTCGGGCTATTGCGCGAGCAAACACGCCCTGCACGGTTTTTTCGACGCGCTCCGGGCCGAAACCCACGATGCGGGGCTGCACGTTACGCTGGTATGCCCCGGCTACATCCAAACGCCTATTTCACTCCACGCCCTCGGCCCCGATGGGCGCGTACACGGCAAAATGGACGAGAATCAGCAGCAGGGAATGCCCGCCGACGACTTTGCCCGTCGGCTGCTGCGGGCCGTAACACGCAAACGTGAAGAGGTCTTCATCGGCGGCAAAGAAGTAGCCGGTGTTTACCTAAAACGGTTTTTACCGGGTCTGCTGTCGCGCATTGTTCGGGCAATGAAGTCGTAA
- a CDS encoding FKBP-type peptidyl-prolyl cis-trans isomerase, whose protein sequence is MKFNQWMVAGAVSALFVTGSATAQVKKSSPKPAGAKPAATTKPAASASLATPRDSISYSIGLYMAQNLKQNGMNDLNTTVLIRGLEDALKGQKTQLSQEQAGQILNAFGQKKMAAQQAEAMKASAENKQIGNAFLTENKAKAGVTTTTSGLQYSVQKEGTGAKPTATDRVKVHYTGKLLDGKVFDSSVERGQPAEFGVSEVIKGWTEALQLMPVGSKWTLYIPSDLAYGDRGAGADIKPGSTLVFDVELLDIVKQ, encoded by the coding sequence ATGAAGTTCAACCAATGGATGGTAGCCGGTGCGGTATCGGCCCTGTTTGTAACAGGCTCAGCCACGGCACAAGTAAAGAAATCAAGTCCCAAACCCGCAGGTGCAAAACCAGCCGCTACCACTAAACCCGCTGCCAGCGCATCATTAGCCACCCCCCGCGATTCGATAAGCTATAGCATTGGCCTGTATATGGCGCAAAACCTGAAGCAGAATGGCATGAACGACCTTAACACAACTGTGTTGATTCGTGGGTTGGAAGACGCGCTGAAAGGGCAGAAAACCCAACTTTCGCAGGAGCAGGCCGGGCAGATTCTGAACGCGTTCGGGCAAAAGAAGATGGCAGCACAGCAGGCCGAAGCCATGAAAGCCTCGGCAGAGAACAAGCAAATCGGCAACGCATTCCTGACCGAGAACAAAGCGAAAGCGGGCGTAACGACTACCACCAGTGGTTTGCAGTATTCTGTGCAAAAAGAAGGCACAGGGGCGAAACCAACCGCCACAGATCGAGTTAAAGTACACTATACGGGTAAACTGCTCGACGGCAAAGTGTTTGATAGTTCGGTAGAACGGGGGCAACCGGCAGAATTTGGCGTAAGCGAAGTTATCAAAGGCTGGACCGAAGCACTGCAATTGATGCCTGTAGGCTCGAAATGGACACTCTACATCCCATCTGATCTCGCTTATGGCGACCGGGGGGCGGGTGCCGACATTAAACCCGGTTCGACACTGGTGTTCGACGTTGAGTTGCTCGATATTGTGAAACAGTAA
- a CDS encoding Dabb family protein, with product MKYLLISLLTLMALTTYAGNEPTRKPKKPMKTGQLQHVVLFKFKPEATPEKVTEIVAAFEALPSKIKEIKGFQWGTNNSPEKHDKGLTHAFILTFDNAKDRDAYLPHPAHKEFGKIVGPWLADLTVVDFVNQAK from the coding sequence ATGAAATACCTATTAATCAGTCTACTCACGCTAATGGCCTTAACCACTTACGCAGGTAACGAGCCGACCCGTAAGCCGAAGAAACCCATGAAAACCGGACAGCTACAACATGTCGTATTGTTTAAGTTCAAGCCCGAAGCGACGCCCGAAAAAGTGACCGAAATTGTTGCGGCTTTTGAAGCGTTACCGTCGAAAATCAAGGAGATTAAAGGATTCCAGTGGGGCACCAACAACAGCCCCGAAAAACACGACAAGGGCCTGACCCATGCCTTTATCCTGACGTTCGACAACGCCAAAGACCGCGATGCTTATCTGCCACACCCCGCTCATAAAGAGTTTGGCAAGATCGTTGGCCCCTGGCTGGCTGATTTGACGGTTGTGGATTTCGTGAATCAGGCAAAGTAG
- a CDS encoding amidohydrolase, with protein sequence MKQIFFLLLTLPLLTVAQRRAKPLTDPLDRLKAEAVAAVESRATQAQQINDMLFSFSELGFQEVETFNYLTSLLEKEGFTIQKGISGMPTAWIATWGSGKPVIAIGSDVDCIPKASQKPGVAYKDPIVEGAPGHGEGHNSGQALNIVAALAVKQLMEKNKLSGTLMLWPGVAEELVGAKAFYIRDGYFKNVDACIFTHVGDNLVTSYGDAGNNGLVSVKFTFEGSAAHAAGAPWRGRSALDAVELMNIGWNFRREHLELTQRSHYVISDGGDQPNVVPSKAAVWYYFRERSYPKIKKLFETGIAMAEGAAKMTDTKFTYEILGSAWPGHFNKPIAEAMYQNIRKVGLPTWSSDDQMLAKATQKELQARKTEGLAVKLDSIGLPAGTAPTMMMGGQTYVPLTGGSDDIADISWSLPTIVLRYPSNIPDLPGHHWSNAISMATPIAHKGIVAGAKAEAMTLLDLLLKPEIIKNAWAYYNDEQTKEQKYTPLISPKEFPAIYLNQKIMADFKPKLQKYYYDPAKYKTYLEQLGIKYPTLRDDQRAELEKAKESKGK encoded by the coding sequence ATGAAACAAATCTTCTTTCTGTTACTCACTTTGCCCTTGCTCACCGTAGCTCAGCGCAGAGCCAAACCCCTTACCGACCCGCTCGACCGGCTCAAAGCGGAAGCCGTTGCTGCCGTCGAAAGCCGCGCAACGCAGGCCCAGCAAATCAACGACATGCTCTTCAGCTTTTCGGAATTGGGGTTTCAGGAAGTTGAAACGTTTAATTACCTGACTTCGCTGCTGGAGAAAGAAGGCTTCACCATACAGAAGGGCATTTCGGGAATGCCGACGGCCTGGATTGCCACCTGGGGCAGCGGCAAACCCGTTATCGCCATCGGTTCCGATGTAGATTGTATTCCTAAAGCCAGCCAAAAACCGGGCGTGGCCTATAAAGACCCGATTGTTGAGGGAGCACCGGGTCACGGCGAAGGGCATAACTCCGGGCAGGCACTGAACATTGTAGCCGCGCTGGCCGTGAAGCAGTTAATGGAGAAAAATAAACTCTCCGGTACGCTGATGCTGTGGCCGGGCGTGGCCGAAGAACTCGTTGGCGCAAAGGCGTTTTACATCCGCGATGGTTACTTCAAAAACGTTGATGCCTGTATTTTTACGCACGTTGGCGATAACCTCGTTACGTCGTATGGCGACGCGGGCAACAACGGGCTGGTTTCCGTAAAGTTCACGTTTGAAGGTTCGGCGGCCCACGCAGCCGGGGCACCCTGGCGCGGGCGCAGTGCGCTCGATGCCGTTGAGTTGATGAATATCGGCTGGAACTTCCGGCGCGAACACCTCGAACTCACGCAACGCTCGCATTACGTAATCTCCGACGGGGGCGATCAGCCGAACGTCGTGCCCTCGAAAGCGGCAGTCTGGTACTATTTTCGCGAACGTAGCTACCCAAAAATCAAGAAGTTATTTGAAACGGGAATAGCAATGGCCGAAGGAGCCGCCAAAATGACCGACACGAAGTTTACGTATGAGATTCTGGGATCGGCCTGGCCGGGGCATTTTAACAAGCCCATTGCCGAAGCCATGTATCAGAATATCAGGAAAGTAGGGTTGCCCACCTGGTCGTCCGACGATCAGATGCTGGCAAAAGCAACGCAGAAAGAATTGCAGGCCCGCAAAACCGAAGGGCTGGCCGTGAAGTTAGACAGCATCGGCCTACCCGCCGGAACGGCCCCAACGATGATGATGGGCGGGCAAACCTACGTACCGCTTACGGGCGGCTCCGACGACATCGCCGATATTTCATGGTCGCTGCCTACGATTGTACTGCGCTATCCAAGCAACATTCCCGATTTGCCCGGCCACCACTGGAGTAATGCTATTTCGATGGCAACGCCCATTGCCCACAAAGGAATCGTAGCCGGAGCCAAAGCCGAAGCCATGACCCTGCTCGATTTGCTGCTGAAGCCGGAAATCATAAAAAACGCCTGGGCCTATTACAACGATGAGCAAACGAAAGAGCAGAAGTATACGCCCCTGATTTCGCCGAAAGAGTTTCCGGCTATTTATCTGAACCAGAAGATTATGGCCGACTTCAAGCCAAAGTTGCAGAAATACTACTATGACCCGGCGAAGTATAAAACCTATCTGGAGCAGTTAGGCATCAAGTACCCAACCCTGCGCGACGACCAGCGAGCCGAACTCGAAAAGGCCAAAGAGTCGAAAGGCAAGTAA
- a CDS encoding S66 peptidase family protein produces the protein MLLPPFLRPGDTVGVVSPASWFPYDELKEGLRILRDDWKLNVIEGTSLQAQDGPFAGSDELRRADLQQLFDNPDVRAVFAARGGYGCYRLVDGLDLGGLLAHPKWLVGFSDVTVLLSLLYANGIGSLHGLMPRQYGLSDRAESLETVRQWLFGEPPAMYTVPTHPLNRPGQATGPLVGGNLTMLVNSLSTPTDIAFDNSVLFIEDIDETLFSLDRMMRQLHRAGRLSNLAGLVVGQFTDMRDNKSLPFGDDAFGIISGAVSGYDYPVMFDFPVGHVPQNLAMPVGANVRLEVGNDGGKVVFNIEF, from the coding sequence ATGCTTCTTCCTCCTTTCCTGCGCCCTGGCGATACCGTAGGCGTAGTATCGCCTGCGAGCTGGTTTCCGTATGACGAACTAAAAGAGGGTCTACGTATTCTGCGCGACGACTGGAAACTGAACGTTATCGAGGGTACAAGCTTGCAGGCTCAGGATGGCCCTTTTGCCGGTTCCGACGAACTGCGCCGGGCTGATTTACAACAGTTATTCGATAATCCTGACGTTCGGGCGGTGTTTGCCGCGCGAGGTGGTTACGGCTGCTACCGGCTGGTCGATGGCCTGGATCTGGGTGGTTTGCTGGCACACCCAAAATGGCTCGTCGGTTTCAGCGACGTTACGGTGCTGCTGAGTTTGCTGTATGCCAATGGCATTGGTAGTCTGCATGGTCTGATGCCCCGGCAATATGGCCTTTCTGACCGGGCCGAGTCGCTCGAAACGGTTCGGCAGTGGCTCTTTGGCGAACCGCCTGCTATGTACACCGTGCCGACGCACCCACTCAACCGACCGGGGCAGGCTACCGGACCGCTGGTAGGCGGCAACCTGACCATGCTCGTCAATTCACTCTCGACCCCGACCGACATTGCTTTTGACAACAGCGTGCTGTTCATTGAAGACATAGACGAAACCTTGTTTTCACTCGACCGCATGATGCGGCAACTCCACCGGGCTGGTCGGCTTTCAAACCTGGCCGGGCTGGTTGTGGGGCAGTTCACCGACATGCGCGATAACAAATCACTTCCTTTCGGCGACGATGCTTTTGGTATTATTTCGGGAGCCGTGTCGGGCTATGATTACCCCGTCATGTTCGATTTCCCGGTGGGTCACGTCCCGCAAAACCTCGCTATGCCCGTTGGTGCCAACGTCAGGCTGGAGGTGGGGAATGATGGGGGAAAAGTGGTTTTTAATATTGAATTCTGA